CGAACAATGAAGAACGAACGGTCACCATCATCTTCAACATCAAAGAAGGGGAGATGATGCGGATCCGGCAGATCAATATCTACGGGAACGACAAAACACGAGACAACGTCATCCGCCGAGAAATACGAGTCGACGAACAGGATGTGATCGACACCGCCTCCCTGAAGCGAAGTTTTCAGCGATTGAACAACTTGAATTTCTTCGAGACGGTCGAAATCCTGCCCGCGCAAGTCGCGCCCGACAAGGTCGATCTGAACGTGCGTGTCAAAGAAAAACCGACGGGGATGTTCAGCCTCGGCGGTGGGTTCAGCACCTTGGATCGATTGGTGGCGATCGCCGATATCACCCAGGGCAACTTGGGGGGGTACGGCTATATGGGGCGCATCCGCGGGCAACTCGGTCAACGAAGGAGTCTCGGGTCCATTACCTTCCGCAATCCCTATTTGAACGATTCCTTGACCTCGCTGCAGATCGATGGGTACCGCAGCATCACGAATTACCTGTCCTATTTTGAGGAACGGACCGGCGGAAACGTCACGCTCGGCCGTTGGCTGTCGGAATATGTGACGGGGAGCGTCAGTATCTTTGGGGAACAAATCACGTTTAAAGATCCTCAACTCGGCATTTGTCCCGACTTAGTGCCGATCGTGTGTCGGCAGTTGGGAACACGCTCGTCCACGGGATTTCGGTTGGCGCTGTTTCGGGACACCAGAGACTATTACCTTGATCCGAGGACCGGTTGGCGGCTCGGCGGCGGGTTCGATATCGGAACGCCGTTGATGGGTGGGAGCAACAACTTCATCAAGTATCACGTGGATGTCATCAAGGTGACACCGCTTCCGCTCGATATGAGGATTTCACTGCGGGCTCGTTATGGAGAGGTTCAAGCGCTTGGAGGGACACAAATTCCGCTGAACGAGCGATTCTTCGTGGGCGGCATCAACACCATGCGCGGGTTCGCCTTCGGTCGAGCCGGCCCCACGGTTCCCACCACGCGCGCTCCGTTCGGCGCCGCCAAGCAATTGATTTTCAATGCCGAACTGATTTTTACGATTTCTTCCGAGGCGAAATTGAACGGCGTGCTCTTTTTCGACTATGGAAAGGGCTTTGACGACGGCGAACCGGTGTCGATCGATCTGAGACCGGCGGCCGGTCTGGAGGGGCGGTGGATCTCGCCCTTCGGCCCCTTGCGTGTCGCCTATGGGATTAATCTTGATGCGCGAACCGGTGAGCGATCCGGCGTGTTTGAGTTTACGATCGGGACATTATTCTAGTCGGAGTCTAAGCGTGGTACGTTGGAACGGGAATCGGTGGAAACGAGCAGCGGGACGGATCGAATGGACAGCGATGTCGGCTGCGGTCGTCGTCATGTTGGCTCTGAGCGGATGCGCCGGAAGCGGAGGCAAAGTCGATGGAAAAATCGGCGTGATCAATTCGCAGCGCTTGCTCAACGAGACGAGCGCGGGCAAGAAGGCCAAGGAGAATTTGGCGGGCTTTTCAAAAAATCGACAGGCGCTGATGGAATTGGAGGAAAAGGAGTTGCGTCGGATGGAAGAGGACTTTGTCAAACAGTCCTCCGTTCTGAGCCCCGCCGCGAAACGAGAACGGGAAGAGCAGTTTCGCCGTCGCATGCAGGAGTATCAGCAAAAGGCCTCGGAATTGAATCGGGAAGTCCAAGAAAAACAAAAAGACGTTCTGGAAGGGTTTCGTGACAAGGTCGAAATGATCGCCGCGAAAGTCGCCAAGCGTCTTGGGTTGCAGGTTGTTGTCGATAAGAGTAAGGGTGGTCCGACCATCTATCATGAAGAGGGTCTGGACATTTCGGGCCAGGTCATCGAGGAGTTCAATAGAGAATACCCCTAGTTCTGAGGGAGGTGGGTCATGACGGGTGCAGCGCGGGCGACATGGCTGGGCGTCGCGGTATTGCTGGCGCAGGGAGTTGCGCCGCTCTATGCAGGGGAGGCGATCCGGGTCGGGGTCATGGATCAGCAGATGGTGATGGAGCGAACCAAGGCCGGGAAGCTGGCCTTGGAAGAGGTGAAGGGATATTCCATGACCAGACAAAAGATCATTACCGCCGATGAGCAAGAGCTCAAAGACTTGGATCAGTCCTTACAAGATCCGAACGTCAAGCTGGCCGACCAGGCGCGGCAAGAGAAAGAAGAGCAGTTGCGCGGCAAGATGGAGGCGTATCAGCGCCGGATTCAAGAGTTCAATCGTGAAGTTCAACAAAAGCAGCGCGAGATGGTCGCGGAATATGCGCACAAGATCGCAACTGCCGCGCAGGCCGTGGCTCAGAAAGAGGGATATACGGCTATCCTCGACAAAGGCAATGAAGCGCTCATCCGCATCGTCCTCTATCATCAGCCGGCGTTGGACGTGACGGATTCGGTCATCAAGGAATTTGATCGACAGAATCCGTAGACGGTAGCCCTATTCAGGACAGAGAGGAGGAAAGCCCCATGGCATCGGTCGAGCAGGCTGAGATTCAGGCGTTACTTCCACACCGATATCCGTTTTTGCTGGTGGATCGAGTCAAAGAGTTTGAACCGCATAAACGGATCGTCGGCATCAAAAACGTGACGATCAATGAGCCGTTCTTTCAAGGGCATTTCCCGGGACGCCCTGTGATGCCGGGGGTGCTGATTATCGAAGCCATGGCCCAGGTGGGCGGCGTGCTGGTCTTCAAGTCGGGAGGCACGGTCGGAAAAACCATTATGTATCTGACGGGCATCGAAGAGGCCAAATTTCGGCGACCCGTGGTTCCGGGCGATCAGCTGCGTTTTGAAATCGAAGTGCTGAAGAAGCGTCCGCCGTTCTGGAAAATGCAAGGGAAGGCATATGTCGACAACGAAGTGGTCTGTGAAGCCGTGGTGACGGCGATGGTGATGGACGAGAAGCCGGACACGAATAAGCCGGTTTGAGCAGCGCTCGATTCTTGAAGTGTACGTCGGTGTGGGACAGGCAGTGATCCGGCAGTCGGCCAAGGTTTGACGCGAGTAAAGGGGGCATGCGTGAAGATACATCCAACAGCGATCATTCATCCCAAGGCGAGCCTCGATCATGACGTGGAAATCGGGCCGTTCTGTGTCGTGGGGGAGCATGTCATGATCGGAAAGGGGAGCCGACTTCTTTCCCATGCGACCATCGATGGATGGACGGAAATCGGGGAGCGGAATGAAGTGCATCCGTTCGCTTCAATCGGAGGGCCTCCACAGCACCTTGGGTATAAGGGGGAACCGACCAAGGTCGTCATCGGCCATGACAATATCATCCGTGAATATGTCACGATCAATCGGGGAACCGTTCAGGGAGGGGGCGTGACCTCTCTCGGGTCCAAGGGCATTCTGATGGCCTATGTGCATGTGGCTCACGATTGCCGGCTCGGCGACCACATCATTATGGCCAATGCGGCGAGCCTGGCGGGACATATTACCATCGGTGATCACGCGGTCATCGGCGGCTTGACCGGCGTTCTTCAGTTTGTGCGCATCGGAGACTATGTGATGGTCGGAGGGTGTTGCGCGATCGGCCAGGATATCCCCCCGTTTACGTTCGCAGCCGGCGGGTATCGCGCGCATCTGTACGGCCTCAATTCGGTCGGATTACAACGGCACGGGTTCTCGGCGGATCGGATCGCCCTCCTGAAGAAGGCGTTCGATTTGCTTTTCCGATCGGGCCACCGGACAGCCGAGGCGATTCGATTGGCCAAAAAGGAGTTTAAAGGACAGACGGATGTGGCCAAGATCCTTACGTTTATGGAGGGGACCAAACGTGGAATCTCGAGAGCTGTGAGCCCTGACCTCGAGCGCGAGTTCGATCAACCGGTGTGAGCGCCGCCACTATGACCCTGGCCATGCCTATAGCGGACGGTCGAATCGGGGTGATCGCGGGGAACGGACGATTTCCGATCATCTTTGCGGATAATGCCCGCAAGATGGGCCTTCAAGTCTATGCGGTGGCTCACGAGGGCGAGACCGATCCGGAGCTCGAACAGCATGTCGATCGGATCCATTGGGTCAAGATCGGCCAGCTCAACAAGTTGATCAACGCGTTCAAGACCGACGGTGTCCGGAATGTGGTCATGCTGGGAGGCATCAAGAAAACGCACGTCTATAGCCATGCTCGTCCTGATTTCCGCGTGCTGGCGCTGGCCACGAAGTTGATTCTCTGGAAGGATGACGATATCCTCCGTGCCCTCGCTGCCGAGCTCGAGAAGGACGGCATTACCATCTGCGAGTCCACGTTCGGCCTGGAAGGGATTTTGGTTGAAGAAGGAACGCTCACGTCCCGCCAACCGACCAAGAAAGAGTGGGTGGACATCCGCTATGGCTGGGATGTGGCCAAAGAGACGGGGCGCCTCGACATCGGCCAATGCGTCGTGATCAAAGACCGCGTCGTCGTGGCGGTCGAAGCGGTCGAAGGCACCGATGAAGCGATCAAACGTGGCGGCCAACTGGCCAAGGACGGCGCGGTCGTCGTGAAGCGGAGTAAGCCGCAGCAGGATCTCCGGTTTGACCTGCCGGCCGTGGGCCCCCGGACGATCGAGGTCATGCAATCCGTCAAGGCTTCTGTGCTTGCGGTCGAGGCTGGTCGATCCGTGATGCTGGATCGAGAAGTGCTTCTCCGCAATGCGGAGACAGCCGGCATCACCGTTGTCGGTCTCGCTCGCGAAGCGGAGCCAAGCACTGCGACCTGAGTCAATGAAGACGTTTCGGAATCTGAAGATCCGTTGATCTATTGATTTCAGAAACTCGACACATCAATCGAATCACGAGATTCACCGGTTCAGTCCAAGAGGTGTATGGTCAAGCTCCGTGCCGGAGTCATCGGGGTCGGGCATCTCGGTCAACACCATGCCCGCCTCTATGCCTCATTGCCGGACTCGACGCTGGTCGGCGTCATCGACCCGGATCAGGGGCGCGCCTCGGTCGTTGCTCGGAAGCATGGCGCACAGGTATTCGGTGACCTGCCTGATTTCTTGCAGCAGGTCGACCTTGTCAGTATCGCCGTGCCCACATCCGGTCACTA
The nucleotide sequence above comes from Candidatus Nitrospira nitrificans. Encoded proteins:
- a CDS encoding OmpH family outer membrane protein, which encodes MTGAARATWLGVAVLLAQGVAPLYAGEAIRVGVMDQQMVMERTKAGKLALEEVKGYSMTRQKIITADEQELKDLDQSLQDPNVKLADQARQEKEEQLRGKMEAYQRRIQEFNREVQQKQREMVAEYAHKIATAAQAVAQKEGYTAILDKGNEALIRIVLYHQPALDVTDSVIKEFDRQNP
- a CDS encoding OmpH family outer membrane protein yields the protein MVRWNGNRWKRAAGRIEWTAMSAAVVVMLALSGCAGSGGKVDGKIGVINSQRLLNETSAGKKAKENLAGFSKNRQALMELEEKELRRMEEDFVKQSSVLSPAAKREREEQFRRRMQEYQQKASELNREVQEKQKDVLEGFRDKVEMIAAKVAKRLGLQVVVDKSKGGPTIYHEEGLDISGQVIEEFNREYP
- the fabZ gene encoding 3-hydroxyacyl-ACP dehydratase FabZ — protein: MQDREEESPMASVEQAEIQALLPHRYPFLLVDRVKEFEPHKRIVGIKNVTINEPFFQGHFPGRPVMPGVLIIEAMAQVGGVLVFKSGGTVGKTIMYLTGIEEAKFRRPVVPGDQLRFEIEVLKKRPPFWKMQGKAYVDNEVVCEAVVTAMVMDEKPDTNKPV
- the lpxA gene encoding acyl-ACP--UDP-N-acetylglucosamine O-acyltransferase, whose protein sequence is MKIHPTAIIHPKASLDHDVEIGPFCVVGEHVMIGKGSRLLSHATIDGWTEIGERNEVHPFASIGGPPQHLGYKGEPTKVVIGHDNIIREYVTINRGTVQGGGVTSLGSKGILMAYVHVAHDCRLGDHIIMANAASLAGHITIGDHAVIGGLTGVLQFVRIGDYVMVGGCCAIGQDIPPFTFAAGGYRAHLYGLNSVGLQRHGFSADRIALLKKAFDLLFRSGHRTAEAIRLAKKEFKGQTDVAKILTFMEGTKRGISRAVSPDLEREFDQPV
- the bamA gene encoding outer membrane protein assembly factor BamA, whose amino-acid sequence is MTEHAVYRPRSFVIAVMVVSVLWGVLEALAQAPELKISSIEIRGTKRIEAPAIAGRLTLKAGDRYTPDHVRGQVKILYDTGFFEDVQVETESIAEGMAVTFVVQEKPFITEIVFDGNQQLTDEKLKEKTTIKSQTFLDQQQVKESAETILRVYQHDGYYNAQVVPVIEALDEDRKRLTFHITEGEKAKIKTVIFEGLRAATKAEMFSVMSTREWIPWYGFFTKLKLPSLVSDAGVLKRDEVSNDVERIREVLLNKGYFNVRVGQPSVELTEDKKWFTVSYPITEGEPFTIAEVGFRGHTVFEDPELRAGVRIKDGEIFQRAKIRDEITRITDLYGSKGYSFAEVVPNVNPNNEERTVTIIFNIKEGEMMRIRQINIYGNDKTRDNVIRREIRVDEQDVIDTASLKRSFQRLNNLNFFETVEILPAQVAPDKVDLNVRVKEKPTGMFSLGGGFSTLDRLVAIADITQGNLGGYGYMGRIRGQLGQRRSLGSITFRNPYLNDSLTSLQIDGYRSITNYLSYFEERTGGNVTLGRWLSEYVTGSVSIFGEQITFKDPQLGICPDLVPIVCRQLGTRSSTGFRLALFRDTRDYYLDPRTGWRLGGGFDIGTPLMGGSNNFIKYHVDVIKVTPLPLDMRISLRARYGEVQALGGTQIPLNERFFVGGINTMRGFAFGRAGPTVPTTRAPFGAAKQLIFNAELIFTISSEAKLNGVLFFDYGKGFDDGEPVSIDLRPAAGLEGRWISPFGPLRVAYGINLDARTGERSGVFEFTIGTLF
- a CDS encoding LpxI family protein translates to MPIADGRIGVIAGNGRFPIIFADNARKMGLQVYAVAHEGETDPELEQHVDRIHWVKIGQLNKLINAFKTDGVRNVVMLGGIKKTHVYSHARPDFRVLALATKLILWKDDDILRALAAELEKDGITICESTFGLEGILVEEGTLTSRQPTKKEWVDIRYGWDVAKETGRLDIGQCVVIKDRVVVAVEAVEGTDEAIKRGGQLAKDGAVVVKRSKPQQDLRFDLPAVGPRTIEVMQSVKASVLAVEAGRSVMLDREVLLRNAETAGITVVGLAREAEPSTAT